From the Glutamicibacter halophytocola genome, the window CCCCACGGGCACGGCGCTTGGCCTGGACGTGATCACAGCCGTATATGACGCAATGAGCGAGCACAATGGCATGGTCATTGTTGACGAAGCCTACGCCGAGTTTTCCTTGTCCAGCACCAAATCGGCGCTCACCTTGCTTGAAGGCCGCCAGCGGCTCATCGTCACGCGCACCATGTCAAAGGCCTTTGGCCTTGCCGGTGCCCGCGTCGGGTACCTCGCAGCGGCGCCTGAAGTCACCGATGCCATTCGCTTGGTGCGGCTGCCATACCACCTCTCGGCCGTCACGCAGGCAACTGCCGTAGCGGCGCTGAAGAATATCGATTTGTTGTTAGCCCAGGTGGAAGACATCAAAACGCAACGAGATCGAATTGTTGCCCGCTTGAAAGAGCTTGGGCTTAAGCCTTCCGTCTCCGACTCCAACTTCGTCTTTTTCGGCGGGCTGGAGAACCCCCACGCGGTGTGGGAAGGATTGTTGGAAGCAGGCATTATCGTCCGCGACAATGGGATCCCGGGCACTCTGCGAGTAACCGCCGGAACCGAATCAGAAACTACTGCGTTCTTGGATCGTCTATCCGAGCTGCTCGGCGCGGAAAAGTAATCAAGAACAAGCGAAGGAAGACATGGCTGCCGAATTGATTGGCGCACGTCGCGCCCGCATGGAACGCGTCACCAGCGAATCGTCCGTATTCGTAGAACTGGATCTCGATGGAACTGGTGTGTCGGAGATCAGCACGTCCGTGCCGTTCTACGACCACATGCTCACCGCGCTGTCCAAGCACTCGCTCATTGACTTGACCGTTCGGTCAACGGGCGATACCCACATCGACGTGCACCATACCGTGGAGGACACCGCCATCACCATCGGCGAAGTGCTGCGCGTTGCCCTGGGCAACAAGGCCGGCATCCGGCGCTTCGGCACCGCATATGCTCCATTGGATGAAGCGCTTTCGCGTTCAGTGGTGGATGTATCCGGACGCCCCTACCTCGTCCACTCCGGCGAGCCGGCGGGGCAGGAATACCACCTCATCGGTGGGCACTTCACCGGTTCCATGACCCGCCACGTTTTTGAAGCGATCACCTTCCACGCCCAGATTTGTGCACATATCGAGGTGCTCTCGGGCCGCGATCCACACCATATTGTCGAAGCCCAGTTCAAGTCCTTTGCACGAGCTCTGCGCGAAGCCGTTGAATTCGACGAACGCATGGGTGACAAGATTCCATCCACGAAGGGTGCACTGTAAGTGGAAAAGAAGAATGTAGTTGTTCTCGACTACGGTTCGGGCAACGTCCGTTCGGCTGTCCGGGCGCTGGAAGCCGCGGGTGCTCACGTGGAGCTGACCGCAGATCCCGAAAAGGTCATGAGCGCTGACGGGCTGGTTGTTCCTGGCGTTGGCGCCTACGCGTCCGTGATGGAACAGCTGACGAATATTGGTGCCCTGCGCTGGATCGGCCGCCGCATCGCCGGAGGACAACCCGTATTGGGGATTTGCGTCGGCCACCAGGTCTTCTTCGAGGAAGGCGTTGAGCACGGAGTCCAAACGGCCGGTATCGGCGAATGGCCCGGCACCGTCGAACGGCTCAAATCCGATGTCATTCCGCACATGGGCTGGAATACCGTGCAGCCACCAGCTAGCACCAAGCTCTTTGCCGGCGTCGAGAACGAGCGTTTCTACTTCGTGCACTCATACGCAGTGCAGAAGTGGGAATTCGACGTTACGCAACCTGCAATGACTCCGCCTCAA encodes:
- a CDS encoding histidinol-phosphate transaminase, which encodes MNDRSELLSQLPLRENLRGLSPYGAPQIDVPIQLNVNENTHPLPPTVVDAIAQEVAKAATSLNRYPDREFTELRELLADYLGHSLTAGNIWAANGSNEILQQILQAFGGPGRSVMSFGPTYSMYPLLASGTDTTYIAGTRAEDFTLSAESAAEQVLRHQPNIVFLCSPNNPTGTALGLDVITAVYDAMSEHNGMVIVDEAYAEFSLSSTKSALTLLEGRQRLIVTRTMSKAFGLAGARVGYLAAAPEVTDAIRLVRLPYHLSAVTQATAVAALKNIDLLLAQVEDIKTQRDRIVARLKELGLKPSVSDSNFVFFGGLENPHAVWEGLLEAGIIVRDNGIPGTLRVTAGTESETTAFLDRLSELLGAEK
- the hisB gene encoding imidazoleglycerol-phosphate dehydratase HisB, with amino-acid sequence MAAELIGARRARMERVTSESSVFVELDLDGTGVSEISTSVPFYDHMLTALSKHSLIDLTVRSTGDTHIDVHHTVEDTAITIGEVLRVALGNKAGIRRFGTAYAPLDEALSRSVVDVSGRPYLVHSGEPAGQEYHLIGGHFTGSMTRHVFEAITFHAQICAHIEVLSGRDPHHIVEAQFKSFARALREAVEFDERMGDKIPSTKGAL
- the hisH gene encoding imidazole glycerol phosphate synthase subunit HisH, which gives rise to MEKKNVVVLDYGSGNVRSAVRALEAAGAHVELTADPEKVMSADGLVVPGVGAYASVMEQLTNIGALRWIGRRIAGGQPVLGICVGHQVFFEEGVEHGVQTAGIGEWPGTVERLKSDVIPHMGWNTVQPPASTKLFAGVENERFYFVHSYAVQKWEFDVTQPAMTPPQVTWSTHGTPFVAAVENGPLSAVQFHPEKSGEAGAQLLRNWLGTL